The genomic DNA TATTGGTAGCTATATCTTAGTGAGTGTAGCTCAACAGTACTGTTTTTGGAGGGAAGGTAACAAGAAAGATGAtaatgaaattaatattttaaaaataatttaacccAAAAACACTCAAATTGAGCTAAAATCTACCTTATCCAAACAcataatatcatttaaaaaattattattaatacttgtataattttataatgaaaatgaatcaaatattattTATGACTAATGTCTCATATCTCAAAACACGAAAATAAATCCTCTTTTAAAAGTTtgttattaataaaaattatttgaataccatataattatataatataaaataattaaaatatgacaTTAAAAAACTCattatatgaatcaaatttctacttcaaaacccaaaaattaaaattcCAAACATGTACAATTATTTTATTCCCGAATTTCTATGCCTCCTTTGTACAAATTTATCAATAATAATACACAGATAGATTTACTGGAGATTAGTGATAGGTTGAGTTTCTGAAGTCAACCACTATGACACTAATGTTGTCTTGGCTACCTCGAGCAATGGCAAGCTCAACCAACATCGCCGCGGCTGCTTCGGCACGTCGGTTTCCGTCGACGAACTGAAGCGATGATTTCCTCTTCGTCATTTGGCTGTTCAAACATCGCCTCACTACTCCACAAGCCACTTCATTAGATACCACATCCCACAGCCCATCACTCGCCAGTATCAGGAATTCATCTCCATTGGTAAGCTCGCTTACCGTCACTTCTGGTGTGGATGTAACAAATGGTTTGAGGCACCCATCGCCTGCAAATGCACATTCAAAAATGTTAACTCTCCTGTTACAAAACCATCTCCTTATAAATGAGAAGCTTTTGGTTATTTTACCTATGGATCTTGAAGTGGCGAGTACTCCAAGCACGCGATGTCCATTCCATTTTATCACCCATCCGCCGCCGGCTTCAATTCTCTCCAACTCATCTGCTCTCTCAGGCTTCAATACAATTGATAACAACAAAGTCGATAATTATTACCACATTGAATTTATAGTCATTCGTCATATTAAAATGTTAAATCGATTAAGATATAcaattattttacttaattttcaataataatttttatatcacTAACTAATTTATCCACCAATCACTTAAAAAGGGAGTGCTGGGTTTGAAATAAAcgatttttatcaaaatttttaactCAAATATCTTTTAGCGAATTTTTACCAAAAATACCGAAAATGTTATATTTggctaaattttttaaaagaaattatagcaAATTATGTCGAAATATATAACCACGTTTTtaaaaagaatgaaaataaaataatatatttttattaaaaaaataaaagtcacCTTATGATCAGAAGATAAAGCCACAGCAACGCCACATCTGGAGAGGACAGCTCTAGAATCCCCACAATTCGCCACCACTAACTTTCCATTCCCAACCACCGCAACAACCGCCGTCGATCCCACCATCTCCTCTCCTAACTTCCCTCTGTTCACCTCTTCATCCATCTTTTCAAAACCTCTCTCCATCGTTCTTCCCCAATTAATCCCACATCCTCCCTTACTATCCTCAATTATTTCATCCTTCAACACCTTATGCAACCTTTCCTTACACTCCTCTGCCACCCTGGACCCGCCGTGCCCGTCATAAACTCCATAAAAATCAAACTCTAACCCATTTTTCATCATAAACCCTAACTCCACTGTCACCGCATCTTCCATCTCTCTTCTCCTACCGATAATTGATAGTAACCCGTGTGTCGACGTCTTGCACTTTAAATTTTGAACATCATCATTTTTTATGCAAGTCTTCTTCGCTGAAACGATGTCGTTCTCCTCTGATGATGATTGCTTTGACGACGATGACGAAGAAGAAGAAGTAGACGATGAGAGCGATAATTCCGTTAAACCGTCGCTTGATTTTGATTCATGAAGAAGACCGTTGTCACTGTCACCATCGCTTCCGTTTTTTGTGATGGTTATATTCATCATCGTCTCACACGTGCACTTTAATcttcttatttccattcttctcCGGCGAGCATTCCTGGCTCTGATGACTGTAAATCTGCCAAATTTACCGTGATCTAACGGCATATTTCGAGGATCTTTCGTGATGGAGACTGAAGATTCAGTATCTTTCCCTCCTTTTTTCTGCATTcaatgaaattgaaatgaaaagcAAGAACCGAAAAATGCAAAGTTAACGATTTTTTTAGTAAGAATAACACGAGTTTAAcacttgatatatatatacataatttgaATTAGGGCCGTTGGTTTTCAGCGAATGAGATCACGTGTTGAGGACGCATGGGCTTTTATGTGCCACCGACTATGATTTCCAAGAGGAGACGTGACGGCACTTGATTAGGTTAAGAAACACGTGGAGCTTGGATAGAGCGTCGAGTGATTCGAGGCCGGGTAAGGGGAACGATAATCTTTTAAATCATATTACGTGGCGAGTCGTGCTTGTTTAGCGCTTTTTTTAATAGAAACAGTGTTTTTCTTGGACAAGGAAAGATCAGACTTAGACTTGAGAAAATAGGCTAATATGACACTTGTCCGATATTACTGGGTGGCGTGTAAGATTAGGACCTCTTACATGGCCATATTTCGTTTCCAAAAACTTCAGCTCCGTCACATCAATGATTCACAACTTTatgtaatattttttaatttgttttaattgaattagagaaatattaaacaaaacaaatatcAGTAGATTTTTTATCGGATTACCTCGGATAAAGTTTTGGCCATCAAATCTGATTGGTCAACCCAACAGAATAAAGCTTGTTGACTGTTGGGAGACTATAACTCGAAATAAAAATCTTCTGGATATAAAACTAAAAGGTCATAGAGTATGTCCGTAAACTTCTTCTGGCCACCGTTCTACAACTGCAAGAAAGCATGAACTGTCAAAGGGATTTTTGGGTGggaaattaatttgtatatttttattatttgtaattttattgttttagtaatttatatttttataaattttataattaattaaatatttataattcatgaagttaaaagtataattttattgttattaatttaaaattttataaattataaaaaataaaattttccattgTGTATTGTATACAGTAGGCATGTGaattttatgatttaaatttTAGGGTAAATCATATAGTTTGTcacaatttttattaatttagccataaaataaaaaagaattatAAATTAGGCACTGTTgttaacaatagttttcaatttaGTTGCCTAATTttaataagttttattttaatcagCTCTGACTACtgctaatttaatgttattatgcaCTCATGTTAGTCactcaaatttaataaaatttcattttggtcactaattttatattttaaaaattaattttaatttttctttttcaaaattaattttaatttctccAATAAAAAGGAAAAACTTAAGGTTTTCtatggaattatctagatttttaTGAACAATCTTCGATCTTTACTGAgaaaatcattttatatttttaatttcagttattttttaaattaattttagttttttagtATAAAAAGGAAAACCCTAAGGTTTTAGAAAATATTACTTGAGTTTTTACATGGAATAatcattctatatttttatttaatttaatttttatacttaatttttagattttaggaAAAACTTGGTTTTTACTTTTTACACATAATTGAATTACAGGAAATAACTTGGGTATATTCTCCATAACTAAATAATTCAATTTCCTATAAAAaccctttattaatttaatttgtaaaataataataagttattaaaatgaaaatttattaaatcagattttaaatattttttaatggaTTGGCGAATCAATTGATTACACACTTTTATTTAGAAATGTAAATCATACTGGTACTTCGATTTAcataaatttaactcaaaaatacttaaactcaatttaataattatcgAACTAACATCGAGCTCCATTCGAATTCTGTAAAACCCAAAACCAACGAATCACTAATCTTATAGAGCTTTTATATTATTAGATCACAGTAATGCCCTTACCATATATAATTTTCTTATAGAGCTTTTATATTATTAGATCACAGTAATGCCCTTaccatatataattttaaaccTAAGCCCACCCAAAACCCTATCTCACCCGTGCCTCTCCCCATTCCCAACCCAGCCCATACACCAAAACTCCATCTCCAATCTCCTCATTCCTAGCCCCTTAACTGCCACTCATAACCAGATCCCGTATACACAACCCCGATATTCGAAAAGAATTCAAACTCCCTCGACCCATTTCATTTTGGTACTTGAATCACTGTGAATGATGGCTAGACCTAGACGGTGACCTTTGGCAGTGGTCGAAATTTTCACTGGAGTCAAAATCTGGAAAGCTTTTATCTTCCCGGCAGAGAAAGCAAAGAGAATTTGGGAAGCTCATTTGGACTCCATCAGCATTGGCTGCTTACTCACTCTAATTTTGCCCCAAGTCTCCAAATTTGATGTGCTGGTAACCCTACATttctatttgttttttttttctatttaatgATAAAATATTTGTCATTTATTGTTTTCATTGCGTGTTTTCCTGCCATGATATCACTTTATATTGAGTATGATgattatgtttttattatatcATGACATTGATCTGGTGGAAGTATCTATGCTACTTATGATTTCAAACTATTTGGATTTGGTTATTGAAAAAGtcgtattattgttattattttgtgTGAAACAGTACTTTTTTTCAATCGAGCTGAGTATGAAAATTGGTAAACGAGCTTGAGCTCGATTGTATCTCGAGCTGAGTGAGCTCAAGCTTGCCAGTATTTGGACTCGGCTCAATTACATCCCTACACTTACGCTTACCCTTGCTACTGCAATTATTAACTGAGATAAACAATCCCTAGACTGGTTGAATCGGCTAACCCAACCGGAAGCCGATATGTCCTCAACTCTGCTAGAGGTGACTCGGGCTGCTCACGAAGATGTGGAACGGCTTGAGCGGCTCATAGTGAAGGACTTGCAAAATGATCCACCTACCACAAAAGACGGATTGTATCAAAGCCACCGTGTCCGCAATAATATCGACACCATCATCTCCACCACGGAGAAGCTAGTAATACTTCCCTATCCCACACGAAATTGAGATATGGTTAaagattttgttttattttgtgttaatttttgtatttatttttgaatggCTTCAGGTTGAAATATATGACGATAAAGACAATGCTAGGAAAGACGAAATCGCTGCTCTTGGAGGTCAAACGGCTACTGGAGTTAATGTCTTCAGTGCTTTTTATGATAGATTGAAGGAGGTAACTTTTTAGTTTGTTTTTAACCTTGAGCTGAAAATGCTAAGCTGGAAATTTATACAAATCCTGCTTTTTCTTAGAAGCATGAAAAAATCCCAGCTATTTTGATTTTCACAATTACTGTTTTAGCAAAGGAGGataaatttaatccaaaatcGATGTTCAGTGAAGTAATTGTTACTTAATTGCAGATTCGTGAGTACCACAGAAAGCACCCGGCTGCTCGTGTTGTCGATGCTAATGAAGAGTATGAGGATTTACTTAAGGAAGAACCAGTCATTGAGTTCAGCGGCGAGGTCTCTCTGTCCCACACTCGCATACAATTAAGCTCCTTTTGTTGTAGTAATTTCCTATTTTACGTTATGTTTTCCTTTCTGCTGTCTGGTCTTACTTGTTAGCAATACATTTCAGGAAGCCTTTGGTCGGTACCTGGACCTGCACGAATTGTTCAATCAGTACATTAATTCTAAATTTGGAGCCAAAATTGAATACTCGGCTTACCTCGATGTCTTTTCACAGCCACACAATATCCCTTGGAAATTGAAGTCAACAAGGTAAAATTTCCTCAATCCTGCTTTTATTCTGGCTTTTCATAAGGTGATTTGCCACAGTTTAATTGCTTTCTGTTTTTCTACCTATTTGGCATGCATCTTATACTGGATTTGCAAATATTGTTATTTGTAGGCAATACAGGAAGTACATGGAGAATCTTCTGGAGTATCTTATTTACTTCTTTCAGAGGACTGAACCACTGCAAGATCTTGACAGAATCTTTTCCAAGGTTTCACATTATTTACTTAAAAGTTAATTGAATATCTTTATCCAAAAAGAGGTTCTTAACCTTGAGGATGCAAAGATGCTAATCTTTAGCCTTTTTTGTAACATGGGGTTATAGATTTTTTAGGAAAAAAACTTGACATGAGTGACAAGTCTGACTTGCGCTATATAAATATAagatggattttttttttttttttttttgaaatactaTGGTTCTGATAAATTGAAATACTTCTATGGTGGTTTGTGATAGCTCGAGGCTGAGTTTGAGGAGCAGTGGACTAATGGCCAGGTACAAGGATGGGAGAAGCAAGGTCAAGAAAATGAAGATGATCCTGCCCAGCATACCATGATTGATCTTGATTATTACAGCACAGTTGAAGAGCTGATGGAAGTTGGTCCAGAAAAGTTGAAGGAGGTAATTTTGGTCCTCTTTGATTATGTCATCATTGCAAGCCAGTTTGTTGTAGTGACTCCAATCTCTTCAGTGCTGAGAAATGTGGGTTTCCATTCTTTTTAGGCAAATGCATGATCAAgttgtattaaatagtgaaaaatgAAGAAACATGTTGCTATTGTATTATCTGATCTTCTTGTTGTAAACATCTTATCTTGGTGATTACTTTCAGTTTAATTAGTTattttgagagtgaaaaagattATGTGGAGAAGGCTATAACTTCTCATGCTGTTATATATTGTGTTCGTATGTGCTATCTTTGGAAACATAAATTTGGAATTCATTTATTATGTGAACTGTGGGAATGAAATGCAACCTCGGAGTAGTTTTCTTCTGTTTAATTGCTCTAATATGGGTTTTAAGATCCATCTCAATCGCATCTCAAGCTTTGTCACTTTGCCAGAACCCAAACGCATTATTGTTTGAGATGTTCAAGGCAATTATCTGATATGCACTTAAAAAAACTTTGCTAACAGCTTAAAAGTGAAAAAAATGAATTAGCTCTTTTTTGGCTTCCTTCTTAATTAATGATGAGTGAATTGTCTATTTATCCTTGCAGGCATTGGCAGTCTTAGGACTAAAAACTGGTGGTACTGTCCAGCAGCGGGCAGAGAGGCTTTTGCTCACCAAGGTAATACGTGCTCCAACTTTTCACTTTGCTTGAAATACCCATGTTTATTGCTTATCTATGCATGTATTTGGGGATATTACCTTTCAAGATTCTTCCAAATACATGGATCATATAAGTTGAACATACTTGCGTCAGACAACATAGCTGTATTTGACACACACACCTGAGATTCAGTAACCTAGGCTAataactctctctctctcttttggtGTTGTAATTTTGGTAATCGTGATTATATTAGGATGGCAACTGGAGTTGtaccattattttgaaatttaaaatggtTTTTGAGAAATCTGCATATCAGACTCTTTTGCTAGAATTTGCTTTAATGAATTTGGAATATATCATTTGGAGTCATGTAGATAGGAAACAGGTTAAAGGACTTGTAGActggaattagaggatgaaacCTGATACAGCTATGAAATAATACGATACTAGGTTTTTATGTTTCGAAATGTTGATGGGATAACTATGGGCTGGTTTAATGGTAATTGTGTAATAAATTTGACAAATGTATATTCAATGTCTATATATTTTTCACAGCACACACCGCTGGAAAAGCTGGACAAGAAACATTTTGCAAAAGGCTCACATGGACCTCAACAAAATGGGTCTACTGCAGTTTCACAAGACATTAACAGTCTGAAACAGATTGCATTAGTGGAGGCCAAGATGAAGAAACTCTGTGATTTACTGAGTAAGGTTAGTTGGTTGCTTACTTTGCCCTTAACTATCTttgagaaaaatgtgaaatatcagAGAAAGCCTTTGCAAAAGTATGCTGCTGCTATTTGTAGTCCAGATATGGTAATTATAGGGGTTGATTTTTAACTAGTATTTCTGTGATCTTTTGCAGACGATTGAACAAACAAAAGAAAATGTAGTAAAGAAGCAAGCGTTGACATACGAGGAAATGGAACAAGAACGGCAGGAGGTAAGTTAATCTCTTATGGCATGGTAATTCAAGTGTTTCTAATACTAGAACAAAATTTCATTTCTTATATTGTGATGGTATGATTATAGTTCACTAATCTCTGCCCTCAACACCCTGTAAGGATGGCTGTAGGTAGAGTTTTAAATGTGGGGGCCTGTATGAACCAACTCACTAGGTATCAGCCTTGTTTCAGGTCTTCAGCTCACTTTTGGGTGTAACTCGGCTATTTTTTTTCTGAGTTTTTTACTGAAATCTGAAGGGCACATTTTAAACGGGAGGAATTAGGAATTTTAGTATTTTACACAATTCCTATATATATCAGGCAAAACAAATATAGGGGATGAAATATCTTTGATCGAATTTACTGATTAATAGAGGAGAAACAACCATTGACTTCTATTGTTCACTGAATGAGTGTTGTATTGATTGGACGTTTTTTTTTTCATCCTAATTTGGCACTAACGATTGGGCAACTGTCATGGTTAACCAGTGCCTTTTGAATTATCAATCCTGTTATAGATTTTAAGAAAATAAAGTAAACAAATGCAGaaactttttcttgaaaattttaggGTGGTTTTCTTACTAGAAATTGTTGCTCTCTTAACAGGAAGAGACACAAGTTGACACTGAAAGTGATGATGAAGATCAACAGATCTATAATCCTCTTAAATTGCCAATGGGTTGGGATGGGAAGCCTATCCCTTACTGGCTTTACAAACTTCATGGTCTTGGTCAGGTAATTTATCCTACTAATTCTTTACGTGATGTAGATTTCGGCATGTGCAATTATGTTGTCAAGTTTCAGATAACTACTTAAGAAGCTGTCAAAGCTCGAATGAATATGACATTCATCTTTTTTTTATTGTTGTGTTTTCTTAAATctataagtatattttccttgATGTTTTAGGACTAATCCTAATAAAAAGGTTGATGTTTttttcttccacattttcttctaaTTCAAGGAGGAGGAGGAAGTACAGGTGTTAAAGTCTTAAAGAGACATCTGTACTTCACGGATTTGGCTCAATCATTGTTGAGTCAAGGTCAAGGTCAATTTATCAAGCAAGCTAAATTCAAATATCCTAATACTTGACAGATTAACTTGCGAGCCTAATCGAGCTTTTCCATTgttaaataatattgaaaaatctCAATTTGAAAACTCAAGCTTGAGCATAAATAATCAAGTTTGAAATTAAGCATGAGAATGATTCTTATATTTTACTAGATAAACAAGCTTAATTGAATCTAGTTGGGTGAACTCAGCTCGATAAGAACCACCCTAGGAGGAAGGATGGAGTGGCTGCACAGGGGCTTTTGAATTTTTCTTCACTCTTTGATTGCCTAGTTTTTGTTCCCAAGTCACTGTATCTCATATAGTTCTGTTGCCATTTCATTTCTATTCTTCAGGAGTTTAAGTGTGAGATTTGTGGGAACTACAGCTACTGGGGTCGTCGGGCCTTCGAGAGGCATTTCAAAGAATGGCGGCATCAACATGGCATGCGATGCCTTGGTATCCCTAACACTAAGAACTTCAATGAAATAACCAATATTCAGGTATGGGATGCTTATTTTTCAGATACTGTGCAATGATTTACGTTCTTTCTGCTTCATTTGCCTATATGTGGTCTATTTAATGATTTGAGTTTATGTGCCATTGCCATTGGTTTTCGGTTTCACCGCTTGTGGCATTGTTTGTCCACATAAAGCAAAAAGATAGCTATACAAATCTTTTGTTTTCTTGATAATTATTAGCTAAAATACTAAGTCCATGaactgttttatttttattaaagaaGGCTTTATACTTGTTCTTATACACAAACGAGCCCGTATGAACTTTGATAAGTTTTTATTTCAAATCTAAGTTTATTTAGGTATAAATTAGTAGTGGTgggctttattattattttttttttttggggggttatcTCTTATCTGTGGGGTCATTTAGTGATTAACCTGGAAGCATTAAATCAAAAAATTGGTTGCGCAGGAAGCACAAGAACTGTGGGAGAAGATAAGAGAACGGCAAGGAGTGAACAAGTGGCGTCCAGATCTTGAAGAAGAATACGAAGATAAAGAGGGCAACATCTATAACAAGAAGACGTATACCGATCTGCAGCGGCAAGGACTGATTTAAAGACGCGTCCGTTAAGAATCGGAGTGTTTTGTGTTTGACATGGTGCATATCGCTGCTATGGTTTCCTTGATCATCATATATGTATGATTAATGCTTTTGTGGGAAGCCTGAGGGGTAGAAGTTGGAATAGTTTAATTGTCTCAATTTGTAGCTGAACTAAACTCAAATACTAGTTAGTTCAAAGTGAGTTAAAACCTGGAAGTTTCATTTGCACAAGACCTTGTGAATACGAAAGCTGAGCCATTGACGCCTTAATTTGGTTTCGTATGCTTTTCCACGTTTATCCGCCAAAAGGACGTTGTCTTCCTTATTCAAACCCCCCAAAAGACCAAAGTCTTAGGTGCAGCAGGCACTTAACCCTCTACTCTAACTCTAGTTATACTGTTGGGGATGGTTGCGGATTTTGAaagaaataatttttattcatcaTAAAATGGATATGATATTGGATAATTCAAGGAAAAAAGGACAAAGATCAAAACCAAATCTGTGCATAATAATTTTCCTGTGTTCAAATTGAGGATGTTATGTAAATTATTTGTTTTATAcagttaatattttattaatctaattgttgaaattatcaatttaattgtATTTGTTATGTATGTCAATTTTCGAATAAATTTGATATCTCTATCATATTTATCTATGATACTCAATATATTACTCAATATATTAatgtatatatttaataattgaatatttttaataaaataaatagttgTAAAATATTAATAGTACAAAAAAATACGAAAAAGAATTTTAGTGTTACACAATGTAAATGAATATCTtcctatatatatacaatatttataGGGCTTATTAAGTTAGTTTCACTTATGAATTGGGCAATTATCAAAAGCACATTTATTGTATAAAGTAACCGATATTAATTTGgagtatttatgtttttttatccTGATAAATCTAGAAATATATATGCACATAATAACAGGGTGTAAGTCGAGGTGTTCATGGGTCGTCAAAatgggctcaactaaaaattatATCCATTTATTGGGTGCAGGCGGGCCGTGCCTAAAAATAGGCctaaatttttgtccaaacccgaccagataaaaatactaaaatctaGGCACGGCCCTACTGCactgtattaatttttatataattttaaatatataatacatcaaaatactaaaaacatcaaaataaatatttcccaacaaattgaaaataaattttaaaaaatatgtagacttaaataacactaagatatatgcaatttaacaagtaaatgcctctaaaataataacaaaattaacaaatgcctttaaaataataacaaaattaataagaaaataagttttatacaatatccaaacaataacaacaaaatagtagcaacataatagtaaaatagtagcaaaatagggagaaaacaagaaaataacattcaaaaataaaaaaaaaaaatacagattttttttatcctttagtgaattcgggcctaGCCCGGGCTAAAAATACCTTACCTGAGGCCCGAcctattttttaaacgggccttatttttttgtcaaagcccatttttcgagcctatatttttgcccaaatccTCTCACATTTCGGGCTGGCCTTCAGGCCGGGCCAAATAACTCGGCCCATGAACACTTCTAGGTGTAACTAGGGGTTAGTAGGACCTGCcttctaaaatgattttttttatttaggcattttaaaatttttaaaattttaaattagtaaagataaaattatactttggcccttaaaaataataaaatttgactcgatcttttaaaaattataaagatataaattattaaaatgataaaattatatttttaccatcacataaattacaatttaattttgtctCCTTAAAAGACTTTTTGGTTTTGCCTCCAGCCACAACTAATCAATTTTACTACTTTAACCAAATCTAcatctaattattattttaatttgtttataaatttattacataAATGTTTTCATCCAATGTTtgacataattttattttttccataatttttactttatatttttaatttttcattacattaaattaaaatataatgagTTAAATTAAGTCACTAAATTTGATTAGTATTTTCATATAATTGAAATATACACAAATTACATTATTAATATATCTTCATATTATTTTGTTTAGTTCCAAAAGAtataaatttttctagaattttagttTGTACTACtctaatcaaataaataaaaatttggatttaaaagaaatcaaatttccTTTTCAACTTTCCCATACTGTGATGGAAGAAACTAAAAATCATATTATTTCCCAAATGTATCGCATTGAAATAAGAGAGTTAAAATGGCAATAATATaccatatttaaaagaaaaagaagcattTGTTTAACTTggagaaaagaaataataaatactTTTTAAGCTAAAATGTGTTTTAGGTTAAACTATTAATACCATTAACAGTTAAATTTACTGAAATGATTTTTAACATAAAAAGTTAACAatcaaatttacattttaaattcaaattattaTCTTTgatcctttttagtgttttattaGTTAATTCTGATATAATCACCACGATAATACCATATGTACCGAATTTATAATAGTGATAGCTGAAAAAAAAGTTTCTGACACTACATTGGGTCATAGGATACGAGGTGGGAAATATTTTTTAGAGCTTCTCACGATAATACTTAGCCGGTTGTAGTAAAATGTAAACATCCACATCCAGACATACCCATACATCGGCTCATATGTGTGTATATACGGCAACTAAAACTCTTGAATTACTCTTAAATTCAAGTCTTAACAAAAACCTGATGTCTACAAGAGTATAATATCCAATATCAACACTGTTCAAACCGTTGTTCATTTCATTTTCTGCCCAAAACAAAAGGGATCATAGGACAAAAGCTAAAACTGGGGTACACTCACATTTACATGAGCTTTGCCCTTGAAAAGTCCATCTCAGGGTGCTGCAAACACACAAgcaaattttattattatcagCTAAAGCTCCATATGGTGATCAAAAAAGTtgggaggaagaagaaaaagagtaACCCATAGGTGTATCTTGGATGAACGAGTTTGGAAGAGAATAGTTTACCTCGGACATGAATTTCTTTAGAATTTCCTGCTTCTGAAGCTCATCACTGGTTGGAAGGCCCATGGCCTTCTGTCTCTGGTCAAACTGCAACAAAGAGCACAATTTGTGACAAGTATCAATTATGGTTTATGATGAGTCTGAAATTTACAAATGTAAACAAGTAAAATTAAAActggaaataaaagaaaaataataagcaatttggCATGTTCCGGGAT from Gossypium arboreum isolate Shixiya-1 chromosome 9, ASM2569848v2, whole genome shotgun sequence includes the following:
- the LOC108456882 gene encoding protein phosphatase 2C 51-like isoform X1, with the translated sequence MQKKGGKDTESSVSITKDPRNMPLDHGKFGRFTVIRARNARRRRMEIRRLKCTCETMMNITITKNGSDGDSDNGLLHESKSSDGLTELSLSSSTSSSSSSSSKQSSSEENDIVSAKKTCIKNDDVQNLKCKTSTHGLLSIIGRRREMEDAVTVELGFMMKNGLEFDFYGVYDGHGGSRVAEECKERLHKVLKDEIIEDSKGGCGINWGRTMERGFEKMDEEVNRGKLGEEMVGSTAVVAVVGNGKLVVANCGDSRAVLSRCGVAVALSSDHKPERADELERIEAGGGWVIKWNGHRVLGVLATSRSIGKITKSFSFIRRWFCNRRVNIFECAFAGDGCLKPFVTSTPEVTVSELTNGDEFLILASDGLWDVVSNEVACGVVRRCLNSQMTKRKSSLQFVDGNRRAEAAAAMLVELAIARGSQDNISVIVVDFRNSTYH
- the LOC108457395 gene encoding splicing factor SF3a60 homolog isoform X1, with the protein product MSSTLLEVTRAAHEDVERLERLIVKDLQNDPPTTKDGLYQSHRVRNNIDTIISTTEKLVEIYDDKDNARKDEIAALGGQTATGVNVFSAFYDRLKEIREYHRKHPAARVVDANEEYEDLLKEEPVIEFSGEEAFGRYLDLHELFNQYINSKFGAKIEYSAYLDVFSQPHNIPWKLKSTRQYRKYMENLLEYLIYFFQRTEPLQDLDRIFSKLEAEFEEQWTNGQVQGWEKQGQENEDDPAQHTMIDLDYYSTVEELMEVGPEKLKEVILVLFDYVIIASQFVVVTPISSVLRNALAVLGLKTGGTVQQRAERLLLTKHTPLEKLDKKHFAKGSHGPQQNGSTAVSQDINSLKQIALVEAKMKKLCDLLSKTIEQTKENVVKKQALTYEEMEQERQEEETQVDTESDDEDQQIYNPLKLPMGWDGKPIPYWLYKLHGLGQEFKCEICGNYSYWGRRAFERHFKEWRHQHGMRCLGIPNTKNFNEITNIQEAQELWEKIRERQGVNKWRPDLEEEYEDKEGNIYNKKTYTDLQRQGLI
- the LOC108456882 gene encoding protein phosphatase 2C 51-like isoform X2, producing the protein MQKKGGKDTESSVSITKDPRNMPLDHGKFGRFTVIRARNARRRRMEIRRLKCTCETMMNITITKNGSDGDSDNGLLHESKSSDGLTELSLSSSTSSSSSSSSKQSSSEENDIVSAKKTCIKNDDVQNLKCKTSTHGLLSIIGRRREMEDAVTVELGFMMKNGLEFDFYGVYDGHGGSRVAEECKERLHKVLKDEIIEDSKGGCGINWGRTMERGFEKMDEEVNRGKLGEEMVGSTAVVAVVGNGKLVVANCGDSRAVLSRCGVAVALSSDHKPERADELERIEAGGGWVIKWNGHRVLGVLATSRSIGDGCLKPFVTSTPEVTVSELTNGDEFLILASDGLWDVVSNEVACGVVRRCLNSQMTKRKSSLQFVDGNRRAEAAAAMLVELAIARGSQDNISVIVVDFRNSTYH
- the LOC108457395 gene encoding splicing factor SF3a60 homolog isoform X2: MSSTLLEVTRAAHEDVERLERLIVKDLQNDPPTTKDGLYQSHRVRNNIDTIISTTEKLVEIYDDKDNARKDEIAALGGQTATGVNVFSAFYDRLKEIREYHRKHPAARVVDANEEYEDLLKEEPVIEFSGEEAFGRYLDLHELFNQYINSKFGAKIEYSAYLDVFSQPHNIPWKLKSTRQYRKYMENLLEYLIYFFQRTEPLQDLDRIFSKLEAEFEEQWTNGQVQGWEKQGQENEDDPAQHTMIDLDYYSTVEELMEVGPEKLKEALAVLGLKTGGTVQQRAERLLLTKHTPLEKLDKKHFAKGSHGPQQNGSTAVSQDINSLKQIALVEAKMKKLCDLLSKTIEQTKENVVKKQALTYEEMEQERQEEETQVDTESDDEDQQIYNPLKLPMGWDGKPIPYWLYKLHGLGQEFKCEICGNYSYWGRRAFERHFKEWRHQHGMRCLGIPNTKNFNEITNIQEAQELWEKIRERQGVNKWRPDLEEEYEDKEGNIYNKKTYTDLQRQGLI